The genomic segment ATTGCCGTTTACTTCTTAGCGTCCGGAAGTGGGATCTTCACCAAAACACCGCCTCGGTGGTTAGACGTCGGTATTGGCATAGTCTTTCTAGTAATGTCCAATGCCGCCCGAACACGCCGTTCATCCATGAGAGAGCTGAATGAAACTGGCCAATCAGCCGTAGTGGAACCCAATGAAGAGCAACTTTGGGAGATTAATACCCTAATCTCAGAGGGAAAAGAGCTTGAAGCAATCAAGAGATATCAAGATCAGACCGGGGTAAAATTTAGTGAAGCTAAAGCATATGTCGAAAGCCTTGTGAAGGACATGGCGGACGAATCCTTATCATCAGCTCGGAACGAACATTCTAAAGAAGGTCTCGATGAAACCCCTAAACTGCCCCTTCGGACAGACCTTGAGAAGGCAATAAGTACAATCGCTAGTTCTGACAAGAACGAGGCGATTCAGAAGGTCATTTCACTTACTGGCATCAGTTTGTCAGAAGCTCAGACTTATGTTGAGAGCCTAGATCGATCTTAAAATCCCATAGTAGCTTACCAACGTCTATAAGACCGGCGTAGTACCTGCCCGAAGACGACGTGTGACCCACAATCCCAACGAGAGCAATCCCGACAACACGAGAACTCCAAGATAATCAATAATCGGAATTCTGATTATCTCATGAATGGTTTCCAAACCACGGCCGCTGTAAATCCAAATCGCACCGACGACATAGCAACCTAGAATCAGGCCTCGTAATATTCGAGACAAACCCAAACCATGCATCTGCGTAATAACAAAAATTCCCCCAAACCCGAAAAAAAACATTGGCCATATTCCATTCCCTTGCATAATTGCTACAAGAGTTCCATGGGCAAGAACCACTACTTCTAAAAACACAGTCCAGTACCTATTCTTATGCGCTCGCGTGAACATCAAGCCACCTTGGAGAATAAGCAATGTAGTGTAGAAAAAGCCCCATAGATGCCCTGAAAGAGCTTCAGCTGGGTGATACCAGAAGGTGTAAATCACAGCCCAGGAAAAGAAGTACCCGTGGTACTTCCTGGCAAACTGCTGGACTCGCTTTCCCAGAGGCACCTTTGCTCCAAAAAACAGGCCACGGCGTTGATTTTCCATCAACAAGACCCAGATGAGCATGACTATGACCGCTCCCTGACTACTGAAAATAGACACGTCTTGGGCAAGACCGTCATACCAGAGGTGAGTTTGCAATAGATGAAGAAGGATAAAACTAGCATTAATCGCTAGAGCCACGTAGTTTATCCGATGTAGACCGTTTATATAACGCTTTACTCTTGTCTGCGCATAATATATCAACGCCCACATAGCTAACTGGTGAGCCATGTAGAAGCCCCACGAAGTTACCCGAGACCAGATAGTTGGCTCAGGTAACTTCCAAAAGTACCAGGCATATCCCTGGTCAGGAAGCTTAGGAATAGTCTCAAGCCTGGAACCTAGTAACCAAATGAGACCAGTGTAAGCAACGCTAAAAAAGATAATCCCAAAGAGGATAGCTGGTTGACTTAATCCGCTAGAGGGTGGGATGGCTGGTCTTTTTTGCAAAGAAGAATTCACCGCGTCCGCAGTTTACTAGATAAGTTATCCTAGAAGTTGTAAGCGGGCCACTATTCCCAGTCTGACCTCAGACCTAACTTATATTTAGAACACTACCTCAGTTATAAAATCAATAACTCAGAAATCCCGAAAAGGCTAACGATTTTATCGCTTCCCAAAAGCAAACCGGGTAACGTTCAGGCAGGAATCTTGGCTAACTCTTTCAGCTTACTGAACGCAACCTCAGCACGTTCACGGACTTTATTGTCCTCAGAGCGGCCTGCCATCATCAAGTGCATGTTCATGTGCTGGTCGACATCCCCGAAAATCGAGTTGAGCACTTCAACTTCGTCCCGACTTCGGAGACTCGCATCATCCCGAAACATCGTAGTGTAGACGTATTCAAACTGCTGGTGATTCATTATGCCGGTCAGATACTGTTCTAAAACCTGAATGTAACGCGACAAATCGCTAGTGGTAAGACCCTCAGTAGGCTTAACGTCACCACTGAGAGGAGCCTTTTCTAAACCAGCATCTAGAACCTCAGGAGTGATGTTCCAGTTATCTACATCGAAAACAGCTTCACCATCCTTGAAGAGGAGTATTTGCGGACTCTCATGGCGAATTCCCGTCATTTCCTCTACCAGGTTACTCGAGGAACGCCATTCGACAACCCTGATAATCCCTAGCATCAAGTCCTCGCGAGGCTCAAGTTTCTCCTGCAAAAATCCGAATCCCTGCATGGTCTTGTGACAAGTCCCAGCCTTGAAAATAACGCTTGTCGGATGAGTAGCCAGGAAAGACTGGACCTCCTCAGGGGTACTGAGATTTACTATTCGATCTCTAAGCATGTTTTCTCCTTAACCTTGAAGGCTAAAACCTCGTAACTATATTGAAGTCATACACTATCAGTACCCATATTACTGTCAGATACCAACAAGCACAACCTTGGATCGATCCCCCTTAAATCAGAGTAACGTCACCTCGAGGTGTGGCCAACACCGCCCGAAGGGTGGTTTCAGAGTCCACACCAACCTTGATGTCTATCTCAAGAGCAGCGTAGAGCTCCGCTAGTGAACTTCCCTCTGGATGCCACACCTCTAGGGCCTGCAAAGAACAGCCTCCGCAAGAAGTTTCGGAAGGATGTTCAGTCTCGCCCCAATCAATGAAGAACGGCAGTGCTTCTCCAAACGGATTATCAGGAAACTTTAAATGGTGCCACTGAAGGATTTGGCCACTAGGTTTCAGCCGGGACCTTGTTATCGGCCCCAAGGTATTTAACCCAACTTGTTCGGCTAGACTTTGTATCCGACCAAGATCATTAGTTCTCAAGGCAAACGTCATTAGTTTTGGCGAATTTAGCGCAGACAACGCCTCTCCTCGAGTGCCGGTAAGATCCTGTAGCGGATCTGGAGCGATTAGTTCAAGATAAACACCGGTACCAAGAGAAAGTAGGGCGTTTCGTGTCCCAAAACCCGGATGCTCCCCACCTAATTCCGGCTCCACCCCTAATAACTGCTTCAAATTCGCAATTCCCGCGTCTAGCTTTGGAACACCATACAGAAGGTGATCTATCTCATATGACATGACGAACTCTAACCTAAACTTTATCTGGCAGCCCACCAATTTATCTGATGGGCCTACCCAAGGATAGCCGTCAAAGAAAATCGACGCTATAAAATAGATAGAGGTCCATAATTCGTCCCTCGTGTTAATTCTGGTAATCAATTAGCACTGCTATTATGTGTAAACTGTTTCCTCAATGTTAACTCTAAACTTTACCCTAGGAACGATTATTGTTGACCCTGTTTGGGGGTACTGCTAGACTCCGGGATGTTAGTAGTTGTCCGGAGAGGTGTCCGAGTGGTTTAAGGAGCACGCCTGGAAAGCGTGTAGGTGGTTATCACTGCCTCGCGGGTTCGAATCCCGCTCTCTCCGCCACACCGACCAATCTCGTCCTTTGTCAACAAAGGACGAGATTGGTCTACTATCGAACCCGCAGATCTTTCTTATAAGGTAGTTTCCTTCTATCGTTTTTGGAAAATCCTTTCCCTGATTAGCGAAGAAAGCGCATTACGCTCCAATGCCTCAGTATCATCCTCTGTAAATCTGAGGAGGCTATGGCGATATCCTGCTTGCAATATGGCCCCTCGTGTCTTCATCAAAAACTCTCGGACAGATTGATGATAAGACTCGACCTCAGCTGGACCAACGGAGAGATGCCCACCCGTTTCCAAATCAACCACCTCGAGATGACCAAAATCAGGACTCAAATCATCCTCAGCCATTACGTGAAGAAAGCTAGCATCTAGACTACGAGCCCGAAAAGCAGCGAGTGCTGGCTGTAAAGATGCTTCGTCAAACAAATCAGATATTATCAGCACCAACCCGGCTCCTCGAAAAGCGGGTATCCCGAGCGCAAACTTTTTGAGGGCTTCACTAGGAGTGAACGTAGCCTCACGATCAACAAGGGTTTCTTCAATAAATTCCCAAATATCGCCGACCCGGTTAACCCCATGAAATGGACGACTTGTTCTTCCGCTAAATAAGTGTATTTGACACTGAGAATCTTGCAAAGCTACGTACGCTACCAAAGCCGCCAAAAAACGACTATACCGGAGTTTTCCGCCCAACATCATGCTCCGACTGGTGTCAAGAACAATATGAACATCTACAGTCCTATCAGCTTGATAAAGCCGGGTGTAAAGACGCCCAGTCCGAGCATAAACATTCCAATCTACGTATCGCAATTCGTCTCCGTGCTGGTAAGGTCGAAAATCATGAAATTCGACAGAACCCCCTACGCCTTTTGAAGGCCTTTCGCCTTCAGCCACGCTAGTAGAGCGGGATGCTAGAGAATATCGGTCAATTAGTGCACGACTTTGTAAAGTAATCACCGTTAAACTTTCACCTGCTCACGGTCAAAGTCGATTCAACAATCTCATCAATAATTACATCGGGATCTAAACCTGACACTTCAGCCTCAAACGAGAGTAAAAGACGATGCCTCAAGGACGGTGACACTGCTCGCTTGACATCATTAATCTCAACGTTGGGCCTACCCTCCGCAAGGGCATAGCCCTTGGCAGCAAGCGTTATCGCCTGCGCTCCGCGAGGACTAGCGCCTAATCGGACCATTGGGTGCACGTGAGTAGCCTCAATTAAGTTCGCCACCTGCTCTATAGCACTGGTCGCCACTGGGACAGCCCGCAACATATTCTGCAACTCAACAATTTCTCCTCGCTCAAAAATCGAGTTTAAAGCAATCTCATTAGGACCTGTAGTATTCTGAATAATGCGACGTAACGTGTCCCTGTCTGGGCGCTTAATGATGACCTTAAACAAGAAACGGTCGAGTTGAGCCTCCGGCAGAGGGTAGGTCCCTTCCATTTCAATCGGGTTCTGAGTCGCGAGGACCATAAACGGCTCTGGTAATTCATTACGCGAGCCTGAAATAGTAATCGAACGCTCTTGCATGGCCTCGAGAAGGGCTGCCTGGGTTTTCGGGGTAGCCCGATTAATTTCATCCGCTAACAACACATTCACGAAAACAGGTCCAGGCTGAAACTCGAAACGAGGAGAAGAAGCATCTTCGATAAAAACAGTGGTGCCGGTAACATCAGCAGGCATTAGATCGGGAGTAAATTGGATTCTTCCAAATCCCAGATTCGTAGCCTCGGCAAAGGCCCGAACTAGCCTAGTTTTACCAAGACCAGGTGCCCCTTCGATTAGAACATGGCCCCTAGCTAAAATTGCTATTAATAGGTCTTCCACCACGGCCTGTTGGCCCAAGATTATTTGACCGATAGCCTCTCGAAGAACCGCAAATTTTTCAGTAAACACGGTGAAGTTTAATTTTCCTTCAGTAGTATTCATATAAAACTCACGTTAACACCATCAACCCCTAAAGAAACACTGTCTCAAACCTGACTACCCTTGATTAGGTACCGGTACAGACTCCATGGTTGCGCTAAACTGGATAAATGTGGCCCAACTTCCGGCGTGTGGTGCTTAAACCCCTCGAAGAACTTGGTCCCAAGGACTGGCGCAGGATCCATAAACACCTCCGCGATCCAGAGATTGCACACCTTAACGGTACACCCACAAGCCGAATGCCTCTTTGGTTACTAAAGCGGGTACTACTCGCCGACAGTCGCCGTCCAGACCGAGAAACTTTCGGGATATTCGACCAAAATAAAGAATATATTGGCACAATTGAACTATATGATATCCGCCACACTACTAGCACGTTAGGAATCATCATTGGAGAACGTAGTCATTGGAGCCAAGGTTACGGCCCTGAAGCTATCTTCGCCTTAATGGACTACGCATTCAATACCCTCGGACTCGAACATATCAAGCTATCTACTTTTGGTGATAATCTGCGAGCTCAAATTGCTTTCATGAAAGTTGGGTTCCGTGAGGTAAAGCGTACAACGGCTAAGGATACCTTGAGAATCGACATCAAGATGGAACTACATAGAACTGGATGGTTTAAGCGCTACCAGGAGATCCGTACTAATGATAACCACCTTCAGATTAGCAAATAGGAAGTCAGTCACCATAATCAGTAACAACTTCCGAAGCGTCCCCTTCCAAAGAGAAAAAGCTTTTTACTGACTCAGCAGCTACTCGCCCAACACCCGGTACAAGGGAGAGCTCCTCAATCGTAGCCTCTTTCAATTCCTCAATTGAGGAGACATACCCTAATATGGCATTTCTTCGCTTAGGCCCAATACCGGGAACATCATCAAGGATGGATCGTGTCGTAGCTTTTCCTCGCAACTTGCGGTTGTAACTGACCGCTATCCGGTGCGTCTCATCACGAATGTAAATGAGCATGCGCAATCCCGGATTGGTCTCAGGCACCACAATGTCCCCTCTCTCCTCAGTAACAATCGTTTCATTCCTCTTTGCTAATCCCAATAGCGGAATCTTCAATCCAGCCTCACAAAGAGCTCTGCGGGCCGCAGTCAATTGTCCTTTACCCCCATCGATCAATAAAAGATCCGGTAGAGCTAGTTTGTCAGCAAGGGAGCCCGTAAAACGACGATAGACCGCCTGATAAATACTGGCAAAATCATCTGGCTTATCGAGACCTGTAATACGTAACCGTCGGTACTCTTTCTTGAGCGAACGGCCACCCTCGAACACTGCAATACCAGCAACCGTGTGGGTACCCATAAGATTTGAAACGTCAAACCCTTCTATACGCCATGGGGGAAACTCCAAACCAACAAGCTGCTGCAGCTCTTGGACGCCGGGCGTCTCACCACGACGCTCAAGGAGAGCTAGTTCTGATTCGAGGCCACTACGCGCATTGCGCACTGCCATCCCCATCAGGCTAACCTTATCGCCTCGTTTGGGAGTACGCAGCTCTACTTTTCTTCCTGCCCTATTGCTCAAAAAGGTAGTCCAGGCAGTAATTTCGAGCTCACAATCTGGAATCAAGATAAGAGGTGGCACATTGGGGGCATAGGTATAATATTCTCCCAGAAACCTGTCAACTATCTCACTCGGTTCAGCGTCAACAGCGTTAGTTAAAAATCGTTTATCACGACCTACTACTCGACCCTGACGCATTTGGAAGAGCTGCACCATAGCAAAATTTCCTCCAACAGCAAAGCCAAGAAAATCTAAATTTTCACCAGCATTACTAACAACCGGACTATCAAAACCCGTGAGCTTCCTGAGAGCATCGATCCGGTCGCGAAACGTAGCCGCCAGCTCAAAGTCTTGACGCTCGGCTGCCGCAGTCATTTCCTTGACTAGACCAGCTTCGGTATCCTCAACACGCCCTTGCAAAAAAGACCGCACCTGGTCAACCACACTGGCATAGATGTTTGGGTCAGCCTCCCCGATACACGGTGCAAGGCAACGTCCCATATGGAAACGAAGGCAGGCCTTTTTGCGCTGTTTCATTGGATAACCGCTATTTTGTCGAATGGGGAAAAGGGAACCGATTAACTCCTGAACACGCCGGAGAGCACCTGCATTAGGGTAAGGCCCATAGTAGGTGCTACCGTCCTTTGTAACTCTCCGGGTAAATTGCAACATCGGGAACTCTTCATTAGTAAGCTTCAAAAAGGGGTAGGTCTTATCATCCTTCAACATGACGTTGTAGCGCGGTTTGTGACCTTTAATGAGATTAGCCTCCAGTAATAAAGCATCAATCTCATTTTCAGCTACTAAAAATTCTAGGCTCACTGCCTCACTAATGATGGCCCGGGCCTTCCTACCAGGTGTTGCGTTAAAATAACTACCCACTCGTGAATGAAGATTGACAGCTTTACCTACATAAATAATTCTTCCAAGCTGATCTTTGTAAAGATAGCAACCAGGCTGCCTCGGTAATACTGGAAGATCTTCTCGGATCATCAGCCTAGTGTACGGCCCGACCCAAAACACGTGGTAATTTTGCTATCGGGAAGATATCAGTAACCCACTGAAAGCCAACTAATTTTTTTGTCCATAGAGCCTTAACCATTCTCTGTTAAATCCTTGACCTCAGAATTCCAACAACAACCGTTCCGGATCCTCGATCATTTGAATCAGTTGGCTGGTAAAAGCAACAGCTTCAGCACCGTCTACAAGGCGGTGGTCGAACGAAAGGCTCAAATACACCATGGGCCTTGCAACAATACTTTCGTCATCGAGCACAACGGGACGCTTCTTAATTGTATGTACGCCCAAGATAGCCGCTTCCGGAATATTTATTATTGGGAAACTAAACAAGCCCCCAAGAGAGCCAACATTGGTTATCGAAAATGATCCTCCGGAGACGTCTTCCTTAGTGAGCCCACCTTTTCGGGCTTTAGTCGCTTTGTCGAGGATATCAGTAGCGATCTCAAGAAGGCCTTTGCGGTCTACATTGTGTACAACCGGAACAACCAAGCCCGTTTCTGTAGCAACAGCCATACTGACGTTGACATATTTCTTAAGCACAATCTCGCCTGCCTCTTCATCAAGGCTAGAATTTAGCGACGGGAAAGACTTAAGTGCTGAAGCTACTGCCTTCATTATAAAGGGGAGGTATGAAAGAGAAATTCCGCGCTCAGCAGCAATTGGTTTCAAGCGACTACGTACACGAACAAGTCGAGAAACATCCGCCTCATCCACATGTAGGGTTCTTACCGTCTGCAAATGGGAAGCCACCATTTGATTAGAGGTTGCCCGACGAATTCCGCGGAAAGGTAACCGCTCCTCTAGCTCTTCATACCCAGATGGAGAAACGTAAAGGGTTGCGGTATCGGAAGATCTTATGGTTCCACGTTTAGCGTGGGTTTTAACGTCTTCAATCTGGATCCGACCTTTCGGACCGGTACCCTGAATTGCTTGGATTTCCAAACCTAGTTCCCGAGCTAACTTACGAGCAGCAGGAACCGCCAGCACACGAACTTCCGAACTAGTAGAGTCGGCCTCACCATCGTCTTCGAGACGATCTCGCTGGTTAGTTCGTACTTGAAATATGGGAGTATCTTCTTCCTCGCTCGAGGGAGTAAATAAAGTGAGAGCCTCCCCATCTTCCTCGTCCGTAACCTTTGTTTCGATCTTTTTATAGCTAGCGCGATCGCCATCTGTAACTCCAGACTCACCCTCCTCAGAGAAAAGAGCTATTGGCCGATTGACCTCTACCACATCACCCTCGGCTACAAGATGTCTTTCGAGAATTCCAGAAAAAGGACTCGGTAGCTCTACAGTTACTTTGTCAGTCATTACCTCAACAATTGGCTGATCCTCACTAACACCCTCACCCTCTTGGACAAGCCACGAAACGATCTCGCCCTCAACAACACTCTCTGCAAGCTCCGGCAATAAGAATTCTCTCGGCATTAGCTCTCCTTAACCAACCATCTAATAAGGTCGGTGTTGCGCCAATAATTGGACCAAAATCCAACAGACAACTTTCATGACTTAATAATCCAGGGCTTTCTGCACGGCTTTAAGAATGCGATTAAGGCTAGGCAAGTAAGTACGTTCTTGCGCATAGGGGAATGGAGTATCAAAACCTGTCACTCGGAGCGGTGGAGCCAAGAGACTATCTAGAATCTCCTCGCTAATGACCGCTGCTACCTCGCTAACAAAATTCAGTTGTCGGGGTGCTTCCGAAACAAGAACAACCCGGCCTACTCGCGCCACTTCACTAAGAACGGTTTCACGATCCCAGGGCAATAAACTTCTGAGATCAATTAAGGCAACTGAAAAGCCTTGTTGCTCAAGAGCATCGGCCGCTTGGGTAGTTTCAGCCATACTACTTCCGTAAGAGACCAGAACCACATCATTCCCGTCACGCAGTATCCGTGCTTGACCAAGTGGAATGAGAACTTCTTCTTTGGGCACTGATTCTTTCGAAGCTCGGTAGAGACGCTTCGGCTCTAGAAAAACCACGGGATCATCGTCACGAATAGCCGTCTTTAATAGACCCCTCGTATCAACTGGGTTAGACGGATAGACCACCTTTAGACCCGGAGTATGAACAAAGTGAGTTTCTGGATTCTGGGAGTGGTGATGCCCTCCCTTTACGCCACCACCTGCTGGCATACGAACGACCATTGGGGCGAAAAATTGTCCCCCGGAACGATAACGTAACTTGGCTGCTTGAGACACCAGCTGGTCAAATCCAGGAAAGACATAATCAGCGAATTGAATCTCTGCTACAGGCCGAAGACCGTGAACTGCCATACCAACAGCTGCTCCGATAATTGCAGCTTCTGACAACGGAGAATCAATCACTCGATCCGGCCCATACTTATCAAATAAATTCTCTGTAGCGCGGAAGACCCCACCACGTTTAGCAACATCCTCACCCATCACAACAACACGCTCATCGCGCGTCATTTCTTCATCCAAGGTCCGTGCAATGGTCTGCACTATCGTCTGAGCAGCCATTTCCGCTTTACCTATCCGATTTCTTTTCGTTGAGTTAGGAGGTGAGGCGGGAGTTCATCAAAAACATCCTCAAACATCCAATCAGTCGGAATTGGTCCAGCCTGATCAGCAAGTTTTGCAGCTTCTTTAAGTTCCGTATCTACCTCATGACGGAGAGCCAGGTCCTCCTCTTCGTTAATCAGATCTAGCTTTTCCAAGAATCGTTTCGTGCGAACGAGTGGATCACGACGCCACCATGCTTCTACCTCTTCCTTGGGACGATACTGACTATCGTCGTCTGCCGAAGAATGAGGTCCATAGCGGTATACCACCATCTCGACCAATGATGGTCCTGCACCATCTCGTGCACGCTTGACCGCATCTCGCATCACGAAATAACACGCAAGAAGGTCCATACCGTCCACGTGATAACCAGGCATTCCATATGCATGAGCTTTCATCGCAATGTTTTCAGAACCAGTTTGCTTGTTGTATCCGACGCTGAGAGCGTAGCGGTTGTTCTCGCATACAAATACTATGGGGGCACCTTCAGCACCAGCAAAGTTAATACCAGCATGAAAGTCTCCTTCACTGGTAGCCCCATCCCCAAAATTAGTAACTACTACTTGGCCAGTACCACGAAGCTTCATGCTGATTGCCGCACCAACAGCAGGCGCAATGTGGGAAGCAATCGGAGAAGCACCAGTAAATAGATTAAAAGCCTTAGATCCTGGGTGAGCAGGCATTTGACGACCTCGGTTAGGATCTGCCCGGGAAGCCATAATTTGCCCAAATAATTCCACCGGAGGTATTCCAAGAGCTAGTACTAGTCCCGAATCTCGATAATAAGGGAAAAGCCAATCTTCCTTGGGGATAACAGTGTGAGCGGTAGCTACCTGAGCAGCCTCATGCCCAGCAGCCGGAGCAACAAAACTAATCCGACCGGTTCTTTGAAGACGAATCATCCTTTCATCAAGGAGCCGAGTAGCCACCATTTCTCGGTACATTTGTTTAACTAGTACAGGATCTAAATCAAATTCGAAACTACCTGTCCATTCTCCGGATTCCGACACAACGCTGATCGGTTCATCAGTGAAGGGCTCGAAGAGTTGAGAATTTCGTATCACACTTCGCCTCCAGAAAAGGTGAAGTGGTATCCCCTAGATATGCTTGAAGTCTTTATCAAATCACTGACCAATTGTAAACTTCCCCGTCGCAAATCCATCATAACCTTTAGCCTCTGAGTAACTTCCGATAGTTTTCCAAGC from the Trueperaceae bacterium genome contains:
- a CDS encoding thioredoxin, coding for MLRDRIVNLSTPEEVQSFLATHPTSVIFKAGTCHKTMQGFGFLQEKLEPREDLMLGIIRVVEWRSSSNLVEEMTGIRHESPQILLFKDGEAVFDVDNWNITPEVLDAGLEKAPLSGDVKPTEGLTTSDLSRYIQVLEQYLTGIMNHQQFEYVYTTMFRDDASLRSRDEVEVLNSIFGDVDQHMNMHLMMAGRSEDNKVRERAEVAFSKLKELAKIPA
- a CDS encoding excinuclease ABC subunit C; the encoded protein is MIREDLPVLPRQPGCYLYKDQLGRIIYVGKAVNLHSRVGSYFNATPGRKARAIISEAVSLEFLVAENEIDALLLEANLIKGHKPRYNVMLKDDKTYPFLKLTNEEFPMLQFTRRVTKDGSTYYGPYPNAGALRRVQELIGSLFPIRQNSGYPMKQRKKACLRFHMGRCLAPCIGEADPNIYASVVDQVRSFLQGRVEDTEAGLVKEMTAAAERQDFELAATFRDRIDALRKLTGFDSPVVSNAGENLDFLGFAVGGNFAMVQLFQMRQGRVVGRDKRFLTNAVDAEPSEIVDRFLGEYYTYAPNVPPLILIPDCELEITAWTTFLSNRAGRKVELRTPKRGDKVSLMGMAVRNARSGLESELALLERRGETPGVQELQQLVGLEFPPWRIEGFDVSNLMGTHTVAGIAVFEGGRSLKKEYRRLRITGLDKPDDFASIYQAVYRRFTGSLADKLALPDLLLIDGGKGQLTAARRALCEAGLKIPLLGLAKRNETIVTEERGDIVVPETNPGLRMLIYIRDETHRIAVSYNRKLRGKATTRSILDDVPGIGPKRRNAILGYVSSIEELKEATIEELSLVPGVGRVAAESVKSFFSLEGDASEVVTDYGD
- a CDS encoding AAA family ATPase; the encoded protein is MNTTEGKLNFTVFTEKFAVLREAIGQIILGQQAVVEDLLIAILARGHVLIEGAPGLGKTRLVRAFAEATNLGFGRIQFTPDLMPADVTGTTVFIEDASSPRFEFQPGPVFVNVLLADEINRATPKTQAALLEAMQERSITISGSRNELPEPFMVLATQNPIEMEGTYPLPEAQLDRFLFKVIIKRPDRDTLRRIIQNTTGPNEIALNSIFERGEIVELQNMLRAVPVATSAIEQVANLIEATHVHPMVRLGASPRGAQAITLAAKGYALAEGRPNVEINDVKRAVSPSLRHRLLLSFEAEVSGLDPDVIIDEIVESTLTVSR
- a CDS encoding 2-oxoisovalerate dehydrogenase, whose product is MIRNSQLFEPFTDEPISVVSESGEWTGSFEFDLDPVLVKQMYREMVATRLLDERMIRLQRTGRISFVAPAAGHEAAQVATAHTVIPKEDWLFPYYRDSGLVLALGIPPVELFGQIMASRADPNRGRQMPAHPGSKAFNLFTGASPIASHIAPAVGAAISMKLRGTGQVVVTNFGDGATSEGDFHAGINFAGAEGAPIVFVCENNRYALSVGYNKQTGSENIAMKAHAYGMPGYHVDGMDLLACYFVMRDAVKRARDGAGPSLVEMVVYRYGPHSSADDDSQYRPKEEVEAWWRRDPLVRTKRFLEKLDLINEEEDLALRHEVDTELKEAAKLADQAGPIPTDWMFEDVFDELPPHLLTQRKEIG
- a CDS encoding alpha-ketoacid dehydrogenase subunit beta, which gives rise to MAAQTIVQTIARTLDEEMTRDERVVVMGEDVAKRGGVFRATENLFDKYGPDRVIDSPLSEAAIIGAAVGMAVHGLRPVAEIQFADYVFPGFDQLVSQAAKLRYRSGGQFFAPMVVRMPAGGGVKGGHHHSQNPETHFVHTPGLKVVYPSNPVDTRGLLKTAIRDDDPVVFLEPKRLYRASKESVPKEEVLIPLGQARILRDGNDVVLVSYGSSMAETTQAADALEQQGFSVALIDLRSLLPWDRETVLSEVARVGRVVLVSEAPRQLNFVSEVAAVISEEILDSLLAPPLRVTGFDTPFPYAQERTYLPSLNRILKAVQKALDY
- a CDS encoding branched-chain alpha-keto acid dehydrogenase subunit E2; this translates as MPREFLLPELAESVVEGEIVSWLVQEGEGVSEDQPIVEVMTDKVTVELPSPFSGILERHLVAEGDVVEVNRPIALFSEEGESGVTDGDRASYKKIETKVTDEEDGEALTLFTPSSEEEDTPIFQVRTNQRDRLEDDGEADSTSSEVRVLAVPAARKLARELGLEIQAIQGTGPKGRIQIEDVKTHAKRGTIRSSDTATLYVSPSGYEELEERLPFRGIRRATSNQMVASHLQTVRTLHVDEADVSRLVRVRSRLKPIAAERGISLSYLPFIMKAVASALKSFPSLNSSLDEEAGEIVLKKYVNVSMAVATETGLVVPVVHNVDRKGLLEIATDILDKATKARKGGLTKEDVSGGSFSITNVGSLGGLFSFPIINIPEAAILGVHTIKKRPVVLDDESIVARPMVYLSLSFDHRLVDGAEAVAFTSQLIQMIEDPERLLLEF
- a CDS encoding GNAT family N-acetyltransferase, whose amino-acid sequence is MWPNFRRVVLKPLEELGPKDWRRIHKHLRDPEIAHLNGTPTSRMPLWLLKRVLLADSRRPDRETFGIFDQNKEYIGTIELYDIRHTTSTLGIIIGERSHWSQGYGPEAIFALMDYAFNTLGLEHIKLSTFGDNLRAQIAFMKVGFREVKRTTAKDTLRIDIKMELHRTGWFKRYQEIRTNDNHLQISK